One genomic region from Drosophila subpulchrella strain 33 F10 #4 breed RU33 chromosome 2R, RU_Dsub_v1.1 Primary Assembly, whole genome shotgun sequence encodes:
- the LOC119549226 gene encoding uncharacterized protein LOC119549226 — MMSRTALLIAGLLLIVGRSAVSSYPQSALEEDGMQGDDNFDYEEDNDSAPSPQIKASSSTGETINKTLTVTGIRGEDVVLKCDVGSNLQSSDDVVLWHFGNNVISNGKNLVHPNFELNANYDLTILKANPQDAGTYYCKVLPSGSLVYTKVIIAEHSLDAIAPESSTSAAGSGSSFLGYTLMGSTILLLLGMGKH; from the exons TTTCCTCATACCCACAATCCGCACTCGAAGAAGACGGAATGCAGGGTGATGATAACTTTGATTACGAAGAGGATAACGACAGTGCGCCCAGTCCGCAGATAAAGGCGAGTTCCAGTACCGGTGAGACGATAAACAAAACCCTTACTGTGACAGGAATCCGAGGCGAAGATGTGGTGCTCAAGTGCGATGTGGGAAGCAATC TGCAAAGTTCAGATGACGTAGTTCTGTGGCATTTTGGCAACAATGTCATTTCCAATGGCAAGAATCTGGTGCACCCCAACTTTGAATTGAACGCCAACTACGATCTGACCATCCTGAAGGCCAATCCTCAGGACGCCGGCACCTATTACTGCAAGGTTCTGCCCTCCGGATCCTTGGTCTACACGAAAGTGATCATTGCCGAGCATTCCCTGGACGCCATTGCACCGGAGAGCTCTACTTCAGCGGCGGGATCTGGAAGCAGTTTTCTCGGGTACACGCTAATGGGATCCACCATATTGCTGCTCCTGGGAATGGGCAAACACTAG
- the LOC119549225 gene encoding hemicentin-1, translating to MIRAKDSTGWLLIFLLIGPLYVCCQDEYGYQDDEYEYGDDVSEDSQIIDVTKDIANQTAPPYFEESDLRIEARPGDNVVLNCDARNFQISNAVMWFKSRTIIANGQNPISQRVECMMNNSILLKNVTPEDADDYYCEILPQRVRQHTALRVGARLSILCDDRDITDRSQTFRQGDHHKLECRTYLPGSTIIKWSFNDLNGKPSPVDHQNGVINLDNVDEKNAGDYQCLADDGSRHPPHGTVHIDVQYSPIVSTRRDKVNTERGASAELYCDYRAKPIGRSYFIKDGKTLQLSDKYSIKDSVHHGHNRSTLIVREVTDSDRGEYLCHVENSIGSNEAKVNVTYFPETPQFEDKSVEGNRVTLHWLVRSRQPLSEAMLDYHITGSLHWSTVSVLKTHRHNSTENVWKITHQLELQRGVWHASVRTKNTHGWSDFSKDHVFEIREGSDEESDPSDKPELPPDEIVQAGIGLVPRGAASALQQLNLGAILLAALLLRIRL from the exons ATGATCAGAGCGAAAGATTCGACGGGGTGGCTGTTAATTTTTCTACTAATTGGACCACTATACG TGTGTTGTCAGGATGAGTACGGTTATCAGGACGATGAATACGAATATGGTGACGACGTTAGTGAAGACAGCCAAATTATCGATGTAACAAAAGACATAGCTAATCAAACAGCGCCGCCATACTTTGAAGAATCTGATCTGAGGATCGAGGCCAGGCCGGGAGATAATGTAGTACTCAATTGTGATGCACGGAACTTTCAGA TCAGCAATGCGGTAATGTGGTTCAAAAGCCGGACAATCATTGCAAATGGCCAGAACCCCATTAGCCAGCGCGTGGAGTGCATGATGAACAACTCGATTCTCTTGAAGAATGTGACGCCGGAGGATGCAGATGATTACTATTGCGAAATACTGCCCCAGAGGGTTCGACAGCACACGGCACTGCGGGTGGGCGCCCGGCTGTCGATCCTCTGCGACGATCGCGATATTACGGATCGCTCGCAGACGTTCAGGCAGGGCGACCACCACAAGCTCGAGTGTCGAACGTATCTGCCCGGCAGTACCATTATCAAGTGGTCCTTTAAT GATCTTAATGGAAAGCCATCGCCCGTCGATCACCAGAATGGGGTGATCAATTTGGATAATGTAGATGAAAAGAACGCCGGAGATTACCAGTGTTTGGCCGACGATGGCAGTCGCCATCCTCCTCATGGCACCGTTCACATCGATGTACAGTACAGCCCCATTGTCTCCACCCGTCGCGATAAGGTGAACACGGAAAGGGGCGCCTCCGCCGAGCTGTATTGCGATTACCGGGCCAAACCCATTGGCAGGAGCTACTTCATCAAGGATGGCAAGACCCTGCAGCTCTCCGACAAGTACTCCATCAAGGATTCGGTGCACCACGGGCACAATCGTTCTACCCTGATCGTCCGGGAAGTTACGGACAGCGATCGGGGCGAGTATTTGTGCCATGTGGAGAATTCCATTGGGTCCAACGAGGCGAAGGTGAATGTCACCTACTTTCCGGAGACCCCGCAGTTCGAGGACAAATCCGTGGAAGGCAACCGGGTCACACTGCATTGGCTGGTCAGGAGTCGTCAGCCCCTCTCCGAGGCCATGCTGGATTACCATATAACTGGG TCCCTTCATTGGAGCACTGTTTCAGTGCTGAAGACGCATCGCCACAATAGCACGGAGAACGTCTGGAAGATCACTCACCAGCTGGAGTTGCAACGTGGAGTGTGGCATGCCAGCGTGAGGACGAAGAACACCCATGGATGGTCCGACTTTTCGAAAGATCACGTCTTCGAAATCCGGGAGGGTTCCGACGAAG AATCGGACCCGTCCGACAAACCGGAACTGCCTCCAGATGAGATCGTGCAGGCCGGAATCGGTCTAGTGCCCCGAGGAGCTGCGTCAGCACTCCAGCAGCTGAACCTGGGGGCAATCCTGCTGGCTGCCCTCCTGCTGCGAATCCGCCTCTAA
- the LOC119550099 gene encoding limbic system-associated membrane protein — protein MQSYKCSILRCLFVVLILGQVQAELDFNNDLENSQKFKSIPTTVKTYENDTVQLPCTLNTPFRYVRWHRDDVALVDSRHPEIPKPDRIMLWPNGSLQVANVQSSDTGDYYCEMNSDSGHVVQQHAIEVQVAPQVIIEPSDLTEQRIGATLEVVCEAQGVPQPVITWRLNGNVLQPHSSTGNRQSLVLDIKSRNQAGLIECVASNGVGETAVANVYLHVLFPPEVTISQSVVYTKLGSRAHLECIVEAAPAATVKWFHHGLPVALGAHSTSHESELQTNRSVDHYVNAVRHMLVVKTVRNADMGQYECRASNQISVKSGSIELTGRPMPCLFKINPGTQSSTSHVLVWQTESLLPIMEFKLKFRQIPSNNVTRQIRTNWTELTIPAQATNGLIYITTYTLHGLQPASLYEVSVLARNSFGWSDNSKIVRFATGGEVELPNYSTESELQDDLTDEDFHNEITQRSDVLSASMMFNSGSVYGHEVSALFYSMCLIKLLLLIS, from the exons atGCAATCTTATAAGTGCTCAATTTTGAGGTGTTTATTTGTGGTCTTAATCCTTGGCCAAGTGCAAGCCGAGTTGGATTTTAACAACGATCTGGAAAACAGCCAAAAGTTCAAGAGCATACCCACCACAGTGAAAACCTATGAGAACGACACAGTCCAGCTGCCTTGCACTTTAAATA CTCCCTTTCGCTATGTCCGGTGGCATCGCGACGATGTGGCCCTGGTGGACTCCAGACATCCAGAGATCCCAAAACCGGATCGCATAATGCTTTGGCCCAATGGGAGTCTCCAGGTGGCCAATGTTCAGTCCAGTGACACCGGCGATTACTATTGCGAGATGAACTCGGATTCGGGTCATGTGGTGCAACAGCATGCCATAGAGGTGCAAGTGGCGCCTCAGGTGATCATTGAACCCTCGGATCTCACGGAGCAGCGGATTGGAGCCACCTTGGAGGTGGTGTGCGAGGCCCAGGGAGTTCCCCAGCCGGTGATCACCTGGCGGTTGAACGGCAATGTCCTGCAGCCACATAGCAGCACGGGAAATCGTCAAAGCCTCGTCCTGGATATCAAGTCGAGGAACCAGGCGGGCCTCATAGAATGCGTGGCCAGCAATGGAGTGGGCGAGACAGCGGTGGCCAATGTGTATCTACATGTGCTGT TTCCGCCTGAGGTGACCATTTCCCAGTCCGTGGTGTACACCAAGTTGGGCTCTCGTGCCCATCTGGAGTGCATTGTGGAGGCCGCACCAGCGGCAACGGTCAAGTGGTTCCACCATGGATTGCCAGTGGCCCTGGGAGCCCACTCCACCAGTCACGAGTCGGAGCTGCAGACGAACCGCTCGGTGGACCATTACGTAAACGCCGTGCGCCACATGCTGGTGGTGAAGACCGTGCGGAATGCGGATATGGGGCAGTACGAGTGCCGGGCCAGCAACCAGATATCCGTAAAAAGCGGAAGCATCGAGCTGACCGGCCGTCCGATGCCCTGCCTCTTCAAGATCAATCCGGGCACCCAGAGCTCCACCTCGCACGTCCTCGTTTGGCAGACGGAGAGCCTGCTGCCCATCATGGAGTTCAAGCTCAAGTTCCGACAGATTCCGTCGAACAATGTCACCCGCCAGATCAGAACCAACTGGACGGAGCTCACGATCCCGGCTCAGGCCACCAATG GACTTATCTACATCACCACATACACCCTTCATGGCCTGCAACCCGCCAGTCTGTATGAAGTTTCCGTACTGGCCAGAAATAGTTTTGGTTGGAGTGACAATAGCAAAATCGTTCGATTTGCCACAGGTGGAGAAG TTGAACTACCCAATTACTCCACAGAATCGGAGCTTCAGGATGACCTAACCGATGAGGACTTCCACAACGAAATTACGCAAAGATCGGATGTTCTATCGGCCAGCATGATGTTCAACTCGGGCTCAGTTTATGGCCACGAAGTCAGTGCCCTATTTTATTCCATGTGTCTTATAAAACTATTACTCTTAATAAGTTAG